In one window of Drosophila subpulchrella strain 33 F10 #4 breed RU33 unplaced genomic scaffold, RU_Dsub_v1.1 Primary Assembly Seq73, whole genome shotgun sequence DNA:
- the LOC119562616 gene encoding mucin-1-like, whose product MRPQGRKLALIPEWQKRRPDLGADFNPEWHSGTSVGTPDPRTPHSHVAFHEAIKRITRPEQRPQSGPAAPNERPASGVSAPPAAPTHVPTRSTHSAATAPSSASHAPPAALSAAQTQQRPAPCSATHVAIRCPQSGHLALHSVHRALHSAQRSPIERHQCPSPATTEPATPRAQRTPTIGVSAPSAALSAAPPTGSTGASIASSLAPADSTHRATSSAHSRAHQRRQSSTHRAPPAAPIERHQCPPRPTAVPSAASAPNAKPYERLPPSAIKQGNSRAHRAPTTPISAAAHQSRHGKRPPRAHQERPTMSAAAHQPHSPSAIRSASLSSAHRAASAPSVAFSAHQQRPPSGVSAQQAPSAAPTERQSPRPQQRPSAAPSRALSSSNRAGYVVTSHATSATRSAQRSAPPLTSRTHRAPTGAPAATTSVSHCRTSAAPAVRPPHHAPGSAQRPVTPLGALTE is encoded by the exons ATGCGCCCGCAAGGGCGGAAGCTCGCTCTCATTCCCGAATGGCAGAAAAGGCGACCAGACCTAGGAGCGGACTTCAACCCGGAGTGGCACAGCGGCACGAGCGTCGGCACGCCGGATCCAAGGA CGCCACATAGCCACGTGGCCTTCCACGAAGCCATCAAGCGCATAACGCGCCCCGAGCAGCGCCCACAGAGCGGCCCAGCAGCGCCCAACGAGCGCCCAGCGAGCGGCGTCAGTGCACCACCAGCGGCACCCACCCACGTGCCCACCAGGAGCACGCACAGCGCGGCCACCGCGCCCTCATCAGCGTCACACGCGCCGCCAGCCGCGTTATCAGCAGCGCAGACCCAGCAGCGTCCCGCGCCGTGCAGTGCCACCCACGTGGCCATCAGGTGCCCACAGAGCGGCCACCTCGCCCTCCACAGCGTCCACCGCGCCCTCCACAGCGCCCAACGATCGCCCATCGAGCGGCATCAGTGCCCATCACCGGCAACCACCGAGCCAGCCACGCCTCGCGCCCAACGAACGCCTACCATCGGCGTCAGCGCCCCATCGGCCGCGTTATCAGCAGCGCCCCCCACGGGATCCACAGGAGCGTCCATTGCGTCCTCACTAGCGCCTGCCGACAGCACCCACCGCGCCACCAGCAGCGCCCACTCACGTGCTCACCAGCGGCGCCAATCAAGCACCCACCGAGCGCCACCAGCAGCGCCCATCGAGCGTCATCAGTGCCCACCGCGGCCAACAGCAGTGCCCTCAGCGGCATCCGCGCCCAACGCAAAGCCCTACGAGCGGCTACCACCGAGCGCCATCAAGCAGGGCAACAGCCGTGCCCACCGAGCGCCCACCACACCGATCAGCGCTGCCGCGCATCAGTCGCGCCACGGGAAGCGCCCACCACGTGCTCACCAGGAGCGCCCAACGATGAGCGCCGCCGCTCACCAGCCGCACTCACCGAGCGCCATCAGGAGCGCCAGCCTCAGCAGCGCCCACCGAGCGGCTTCCGCGCCCTCAGTAGCGTTCAGCGCCCATCAGCAGCGCCCACCGAGCGGCGTTAGTGCCCAACAGGCGCCCTCAGCAGCGCCAACCGAGCGCCAATCACCGCGCCCACAGCAGCGCCCATCAGCAGCGCCCAGCCGCGCCCTCAGCAGCTCCAACCGCGCCGGATACGTGGTGACTAGCCACGCTACGAGCGCCACCAGGAGCGCCCAACGATCAGCGCCGCCGCTCACCAGCCGCACTCACCGAGCGCCAACGGGTGCGCCAGCCGCAACCACATCGGTCAGCCACTGCCGCACGTCAGCAGCACCTGCCGTGCGCCCGCCGCATCACGCCCCTGGTAGCGCCCAGCGCCCAGTCACACCACTAGGAGCGCTCACCGAGTGA